CGAAGTTGAGCAGACCGGCGGCGGCGTCGACCACCTCCGCCGGGGCGACCGGGTGGGTCGACGGGCGCTGGTCGGCCGCGTACCCCCAGCCCTTGCCCCGCAGGCCGAACGTGGTCCAGGCACCGTCGAAGCGGGTGGCCTCGGCCGCAACCCGGACGCCCAGGTACTGGGCGAAGGACTCGTTCAGCCACAGGTCGTCCCACCACCGCATGGTGACCAGGTCGCCGAACCACATGTGCGCCATCTCGTGCGCGATGGTGGTGGCCCGCCGTTCCCGCTCACTGTCGGTGACCGCCGACCGGAAGACGTAGTCGTCCCGGATCGTCACCAGGCCGGGGTTCTCCATCGCGCCGGCGTTGAACTCCGGCACGAACGCCTGGTCGTACTTGCCGAACGGGTAGCGGATCTCGAACAGCTCGTGGAACCGGTCCAGGCACTGCTTGGTCACCGTGAAGATCTCGTCGGCGTCCTGGTCGAGGTGCGCGGCGAGGGAACGGCGGCAGTAGAGGCCGAGCGGTATGCCGTCGTGCTCGTCGTGGCGGGCGTGGTACGGGCCGGCGATCAGCGAGATGAAGTAGGTGGCGAGCGGTGCGGTCGGGACGAACTCCCACCGTCCCGCCGTCGGCGGGCGCAGCGGTGCCCCGTTCGCGGCCACCAGCCAGTTCTCCGGTGCGGTCACGCTGAGCGTGACCGGCGCCTTCAGGTCGGGTTGGTCGAAGCTGGCGTGGATGGCGGGGCCCTCGTCGAGGAAGGCCATGGCGTAGAGGTACGCCTCGCCGTCGGCCGGGTCGACGAACCGGTGCAGCCCCTCGCCGGTGTTCGAGTACGCCATCTCCGCGTCGACGGTGAGCGTGTTCTCGTCGTGGAGCCCGCTGAGCGAAAGACGACCGTCGACCAGCGTCGCCGGATCGATGGTCGTGTCGTTGAGCCGTACGCTGGTCAGTCGGGCCGGCTTGACATCGACGAAGGTGGTGGCGCCGGAGGTGGCCCGGAAACGGATTGTGGTGACGGACCGGAACCGCTCGTCACCCGTGGTCAGGTCAAGATCAACGTGGTACGACTCAACGGTCAGCAGCGCGGCGCGCTCGGCCGCCTCGACCCTGGTAAGGCTCGGCATCCGCATATCCTGCAACATTGAGAGTGGAAAGGCTTTCCCATGACGGATCGCGCAGTGGAGGAACCGACAATGGCGCAGCATCCGAAGGGTGACTTCGACCTGTCCCGCGCGGTGTGGCAGCGCGCCGAAGGCGACACCTCCGAGGCGGCGGTGGAGGTGGCGTTCGTGGACGACCTGATCGGCATGCGCAACTCGGCCGAGCCGGACGGACCGGTGCTGGTCTTCACCCAGGCCGAGTGGGACGCGTTCGTGGCCGGCGCCCAGGACGGCGAGTTCGACCTGGAGTAGGAGGACCGCCACGGGTCATCCGGCGAGCCACCGGGTGGCGTGCCGGATGACCCGGACTGGTCGCCGCACCCGATCGACCCGGTCACGCGGCACCCGGTGTCATGGCCCGGACGACCACCGTCAGATCGTCGCCCCCGAAGCCACGGTCGAGCACCCGCTGCCACTGCGCCGCCAGGCAGCCCCCGACAGTGAACCGGGCCGGGTCGACAGCATCGAGGGCGAGATAGACGTCCTTGAGCGCCAGCGACAGGG
The Micromonospora pisi DNA segment above includes these coding regions:
- a CDS encoding DUF397 domain-containing protein, producing the protein MAQHPKGDFDLSRAVWQRAEGDTSEAAVEVAFVDDLIGMRNSAEPDGPVLVFTQAEWDAFVAGAQDGEFDLE